One Corynebacterium yudongzhengii DNA window includes the following coding sequences:
- the glxR gene encoding CRP-like cAMP-activated global transcriptional regulator GlxR: protein MESVQEILARAGIFQGVDPAAVNSLIKDLESVRFPRGTTIFDEGEPGDRLYIITSGKVKLARHATDGRENLLSVMGPSDMFGELSIFDPGPRTSSAICVTEVQAATMNSELLSRWISNHPSISQQLLRVLARRLRRTNDALADLIFTDVPGRVAKTLLRLANRFGTQEGGALRVNHDLTQEEIAQLVGASRETVNKALATFAHRGWIRLEGKSVVIVDTEHLAKRAR, encoded by the coding sequence ATGGAAAGCGTGCAAGAGATTCTCGCCCGCGCGGGCATCTTCCAGGGTGTCGACCCTGCAGCGGTCAACAGCCTCATCAAGGACCTGGAATCTGTCCGATTCCCCCGCGGAACCACGATTTTCGACGAAGGTGAACCGGGCGACCGCCTCTACATCATCACCTCCGGCAAGGTGAAGCTCGCCCGCCACGCCACCGACGGCCGCGAGAACCTGCTCAGCGTCATGGGCCCGTCCGACATGTTCGGCGAACTGTCCATCTTCGACCCGGGCCCGCGCACCTCCTCCGCGATCTGCGTGACTGAAGTGCAGGCCGCCACCATGAACTCGGAGCTGCTCAGCCGCTGGATCTCGAACCACCCGTCGATCTCCCAGCAGCTCCTGCGCGTCTTAGCCCGCCGCCTGCGCCGCACCAACGACGCACTCGCCGATCTCATCTTCACCGACGTGCCCGGCCGCGTCGCCAAGACCCTGCTGCGCCTGGCCAACCGCTTCGGCACGCAGGAAGGCGGCGCGCTGCGCGTCAACCACGACCTCACCCAGGAAGAGATCGCCCAGCTCGTCGGCGCCTCGCGCGAGACCGTCAACAAGGCACTCGCCACCTTCGCTCACCGCGGCTGGATCCGCCTGGAAGGCAAGTCGGTGGTCATCGTCGACACCGAGCACCTGGCCAAACGCGCCCGGTAG
- a CDS encoding transglycosylase domain-containing protein has product MNVRSSSLLRILIATVVAGLLIALALAPVAGISGAAVQRTNETMQSNLADMTAEELPGVTTINDRTGTLIAHVYDQRRHPVSGDQISQAMKDAIVAIEDRRFYEHEGVDFQGFARAMVTNLMAGGVEEGASTINQQYVKNYLLHVAADSTEAQAAATEQSIPRKLREMRMAAQLDKELTKDEVLTRYLNVVPFGNHAYGVEAAARTYFGIPASDLSVPQAAMLAGMVQSSEYLNPYTNTDAVIERRNTVLQAMVEYGAISQEDADAWAAEPLGVLESPALLGNGCIAAGDRGFFCDYVINYLEAKGISEEQILNDELTITTTLDPTAQDAAHDTVTSMVDPAQPGVAEVLNVVEPGTDSRPIRAMTSSRNYGLDLEAGETYLPQPTSLVGNGAGSVFKIFTAAAAMEAGRGLNDVLPVPERYEAQGLGAGGAANCPANTYCVENAGTYQDQMTLEEALAYSPNTTFVMLIDEVGVPAVVDMSVKLGLRSYEAPQSYNEDYSIADYFKKANLGSYTLGPTAVNALELSNVGATLSSQGRWCEPNPIATVETRDGEELHLERPECEQVVEPELANALSQAMVSDVTEGTARNAAQATGFGDVAAAKTGTTESNQSSAFLGFNNAIAAAPYIFNDGTGTSPLCTSPVRQCGAGNLYGGQEPAQTYFTLHQRIPQAIGAGVAGGPAGNFREGAAEELFADLAGSDESAARAALEDEGFEISSVQRINSDLPAGTVVAVERIDGEQAVTLILSNGQSPSGGGASDNASDQPAGGDSAGDDTPPSAPEPPQGPSTEELDRLREELESLGNDLRNQFGL; this is encoded by the coding sequence ATGAACGTTCGCAGCTCCTCCCTCCTCAGGATTCTGATCGCCACCGTGGTCGCAGGCCTGCTCATCGCCCTGGCCCTGGCCCCCGTAGCGGGCATTTCAGGGGCGGCCGTCCAGCGCACCAACGAGACCATGCAGTCCAACCTCGCCGACATGACGGCGGAGGAACTGCCTGGTGTGACCACCATCAACGACCGCACGGGCACGCTGATCGCGCACGTTTATGATCAGCGTCGGCACCCGGTCAGCGGCGATCAGATCTCGCAGGCGATGAAGGATGCGATCGTCGCGATCGAGGACCGGCGCTTCTACGAGCACGAGGGCGTCGACTTCCAGGGCTTCGCCCGCGCGATGGTCACGAACTTGATGGCCGGCGGCGTCGAGGAGGGCGCGTCGACCATTAATCAGCAGTATGTGAAGAACTACCTCCTGCACGTCGCCGCGGACAGCACGGAGGCCCAGGCGGCGGCCACGGAGCAGTCGATTCCCCGCAAGCTGCGGGAGATGCGGATGGCCGCGCAGCTCGATAAGGAATTGACCAAGGACGAGGTGCTCACCCGCTACCTCAACGTCGTGCCCTTCGGTAACCACGCCTACGGCGTCGAGGCTGCCGCCCGGACCTACTTCGGTATTCCGGCCTCGGATCTCAGCGTCCCGCAAGCCGCGATGCTCGCCGGCATGGTGCAGTCCTCGGAGTACTTGAACCCGTACACCAACACCGACGCGGTGATCGAGCGCCGCAACACGGTGCTGCAGGCGATGGTGGAATACGGTGCGATTTCCCAGGAAGATGCCGACGCCTGGGCCGCCGAGCCGCTCGGCGTGCTCGAATCTCCGGCGCTGCTGGGCAACGGCTGCATCGCCGCCGGCGACCGCGGCTTCTTCTGCGACTACGTGATCAACTACCTCGAGGCCAAGGGCATCAGCGAGGAGCAGATCCTCAACGACGAGCTCACGATCACCACCACCCTGGACCCGACCGCCCAGGACGCCGCCCACGACACCGTGACCTCGATGGTCGATCCCGCCCAGCCGGGCGTGGCCGAGGTCCTCAACGTCGTCGAGCCAGGCACCGATTCGCGCCCGATCCGGGCGATGACCTCCTCGCGTAACTACGGCCTCGATCTGGAGGCCGGCGAGACCTACCTGCCGCAGCCGACCTCGCTGGTTGGCAACGGCGCCGGCTCGGTGTTCAAGATCTTCACCGCCGCCGCGGCGATGGAGGCCGGCCGCGGCCTCAACGACGTGCTCCCCGTGCCGGAGCGCTACGAGGCTCAAGGTTTAGGTGCCGGCGGCGCCGCCAACTGCCCGGCGAACACCTACTGCGTGGAAAACGCCGGCACCTACCAGGACCAGATGACCCTAGAGGAGGCGCTGGCCTATTCGCCGAACACCACGTTCGTCATGCTTATCGACGAAGTCGGCGTCCCCGCCGTCGTCGACATGTCCGTCAAGCTGGGCCTGCGCTCTTATGAGGCGCCGCAATCCTACAACGAGGACTACTCCATCGCCGACTACTTCAAGAAAGCCAACCTCGGTTCCTACACCCTGGGCCCGACGGCCGTGAACGCTCTGGAGCTGTCCAACGTGGGTGCCACGCTGAGCTCGCAGGGTCGCTGGTGTGAGCCGAACCCGATCGCGACCGTCGAGACGCGCGACGGCGAGGAGCTGCACTTAGAGCGCCCGGAGTGCGAGCAGGTCGTCGAGCCGGAGCTGGCGAATGCCCTGTCGCAGGCCATGGTCTCCGACGTCACCGAGGGCACCGCCCGCAACGCGGCCCAGGCGACCGGCTTCGGCGACGTCGCCGCCGCCAAGACCGGTACCACCGAGTCCAACCAGTCCTCGGCCTTCTTGGGCTTCAACAACGCGATCGCCGCCGCGCCGTACATCTTCAACGACGGCACCGGCACCTCCCCGCTGTGCACCTCCCCGGTCCGCCAGTGTGGCGCCGGCAACCTCTACGGCGGCCAGGAGCCCGCGCAGACGTACTTCACGCTGCACCAGAGGATTCCGCAGGCCATCGGCGCCGGCGTCGCAGGTGGGCCCGCCGGAAATTTTAGGGAAGGGGCTGCCGAAGAGCTCTTCGCCGACCTCGCTGGATCGGACGAATCGGCAGCCCGCGCCGCCCTCGAGGACGAAGGCTTCGAGATCTCTTCAGTCCAGCGGATCAACAGCGACCTGCCGGCTGGCACCGTCGTGGCCGTCGAGCGTATCGACGGCGAACAGGCCGTCACCCTGATCCTCTCCAACGGCCAGTCCCCGAGCGGCGGCGGGGCCTCCGACAACGCCTCCGACCAGCCGGCCGGCGGCGATTCCGCAGGCGACGACACCCCGCCCTCGGCGCCGGAGCCCCCACAGGGTCCCTCGACGGAGGAGCTGGACCGCCTACGCGAGGAACTCGAGTCTTTGGGCAACGATCTTCGCAACCAGTTCGGCCTGTAA
- a CDS encoding alpha/beta fold hydrolase, with amino-acid sequence MAGRDDLMVPRHHSQELFGLIENSRYTEFQSGHMVVLERPAELIHAAEIFFDDPEAVPAGTEIPATNS; translated from the coding sequence GTGGCAGGCAGAGACGACCTCATGGTGCCGCGCCATCACTCGCAGGAGCTTTTCGGGCTCATCGAGAACTCTCGCTACACGGAGTTCCAGTCCGGGCACATGGTCGTGCTCGAGCGGCCTGCTGAGCTCATCCACGCCGCAGAGATCTTTTTCGACGACCCCGAGGCCGTCCCCGCCGGCACCGAAATCCCCGCCACCAACAGCTAA
- a CDS encoding NUDIX hydrolase, translating to MDNAAPAPDAPGYNTTLRPARSPRWMRPLIQSMTPGTRRVRGVLGNDPRAPQRAVRTQAAVLVLISGAREAEELPEDAGVVLTHRSPRMRSHAGQMAFPGGKVDPQDDGVVDCALREAWEEVGLDRRSVTPLARMGSLHVRSNRNPVHPVIAYWDEPAELYPTSPEETDDVFVAPVRELVDPSCRITVAWKNYRGPAFRVRDYLVWGFTAGVLDAVLEVAGWAREWDQERTVDLYEELGASRNQESGR from the coding sequence ATGGATAACGCCGCCCCCGCCCCCGACGCGCCCGGGTATAACACCACCTTGCGGCCGGCTCGCTCGCCGCGGTGGATGCGTCCGCTGATCCAGAGCATGACCCCGGGCACGCGCCGGGTGCGCGGGGTGCTCGGCAATGATCCCCGCGCCCCGCAGCGGGCGGTGCGCACGCAGGCGGCGGTGCTCGTGCTCATCAGCGGCGCCCGCGAGGCCGAAGAGCTGCCGGAAGACGCCGGCGTCGTGCTCACCCACCGTTCGCCGAGGATGCGTTCGCACGCAGGGCAGATGGCGTTCCCAGGCGGCAAGGTAGACCCGCAGGACGACGGCGTCGTCGACTGCGCGTTGCGCGAAGCCTGGGAGGAAGTCGGCTTGGATCGGCGCAGTGTTACCCCGCTGGCGCGCATGGGCTCGCTGCATGTGCGCTCGAATAGGAACCCCGTGCACCCAGTGATCGCCTACTGGGACGAGCCCGCCGAGCTGTATCCCACCTCGCCGGAGGAAACCGACGACGTCTTCGTCGCCCCGGTGCGCGAGCTTGTCGATCCCTCCTGTCGCATCACCGTGGCCTGGAAGAACTACCGCGGCCCGGCGTTTCGGGTGCGTGACTACCTCGTGTGGGGCTTTACCGCCGGGGTGCTCGACGCCGTCTTGGAGGTCGCCGGCTGGGCCCGCGAGTGGGATCAAGAGCGCACCGTGGACCTCTACGAGGAACTCGGGGCCTCGCGGAATCAGGAATCTGGGCGCTGA
- a CDS encoding metallophosphoesterase, producing the protein MNFSNSDHDSTSRRWAAGLAAAGAAGLAAGAGFLYWGNRELHNFELKQLTIPLLPAGSLRGRGEFRLLHISDLHMIPGQEDKIAWVSALDSLQPDLVVNTGDNLSDARAVPDTIAALDPLLNRPGLFVFGTNDYWAPRMVNPLTYLTKKKRTPSYVELPWKDMRAVFIERGWHDATHTRPEFKAGPLRLAVAGVDDPHHDLDDYETIAGPPNEDSDLALALLHAPYPRVLRRFADDGYDLALAGHTHGGQFCLPGSKALVTNSGIDRARAQGLHDFDGMALHISNGLGTSKYAPFRFFCRPSATLLRLTERK; encoded by the coding sequence GTGAATTTTTCCAACTCCGATCACGACTCCACCTCCCGGCGGTGGGCGGCCGGGCTTGCCGCCGCCGGCGCCGCTGGTCTCGCAGCCGGGGCCGGGTTCCTCTACTGGGGCAACCGGGAACTGCATAACTTCGAGTTGAAGCAGCTGACCATACCGCTTCTGCCCGCGGGTTCTCTGCGCGGCAGAGGCGAGTTCCGGCTCCTGCATATCTCGGATCTGCACATGATTCCGGGCCAGGAGGACAAGATCGCGTGGGTCTCCGCCCTGGATTCTCTGCAGCCGGATCTGGTGGTCAACACCGGCGATAACCTGTCGGATGCCCGCGCGGTGCCCGATACCATCGCCGCCCTCGATCCCCTGCTCAACCGGCCGGGGCTGTTCGTCTTCGGCACCAATGACTATTGGGCGCCGCGCATGGTCAACCCGCTGACCTACCTGACGAAGAAGAAGCGCACCCCGTCCTATGTCGAGTTGCCGTGGAAGGACATGCGTGCGGTGTTCATCGAGCGCGGCTGGCACGACGCCACGCACACCCGCCCCGAGTTCAAGGCCGGCCCGCTGCGCCTGGCGGTAGCAGGTGTCGACGACCCACACCACGACCTCGACGACTACGAGACCATCGCCGGCCCGCCAAACGAAGACTCCGATCTCGCCCTCGCCCTGCTGCATGCCCCGTACCCGCGGGTGCTGCGCCGCTTCGCCGACGACGGCTACGACCTCGCCCTGGCCGGCCACACCCACGGCGGTCAGTTCTGCCTGCCGGGCTCAAAAGCGCTGGTCACCAACTCCGGCATCGATCGCGCCCGCGCGCAGGGACTGCACGACTTCGACGGCATGGCACTGCACATCTCCAACGGCCTGGGCACCTCGAAGTACGCGCCCTTCCGTTTCTTCTGCCGCCCCTCGGCAACGCTGCTGCGGCTGACCGAACGGAAGTAG
- a CDS encoding MBL fold metallo-hydrolase, giving the protein MEHPAYNQLRPVTESAAVVLCGNPSYAALEGTNSWIIRVPEDEISVVIDPGPEDEGHLNILAAQGEKVALVLLTHRHHDHADSALRFRQLTGAPVRAFDERYCEGGEPLRDGEIITFDELTPQIEVVHTPGHTQDSASFFIHSGELGEDSLEGIVTGDTIAGRHTTMISETDGDLGKYLVSLEMLEKRGKDVTLLPGHGAELPDVSAMARKYIDRRHYRLDQIREQWEKHGREVTVDKLVDEMYQDVDPVLRGAAEQSTRVALRYLEAEGA; this is encoded by the coding sequence ATGGAGCACCCCGCTTACAATCAGCTGCGCCCGGTGACGGAGTCCGCGGCCGTCGTTCTTTGTGGTAACCCCAGCTACGCTGCCCTGGAGGGCACCAATTCCTGGATCATCCGCGTCCCCGAAGACGAAATCTCGGTGGTCATCGACCCAGGGCCCGAGGACGAGGGGCACCTCAACATCCTCGCTGCCCAGGGCGAGAAGGTGGCGCTGGTGCTGCTCACCCACCGCCACCACGACCACGCGGATAGTGCCCTGCGCTTCCGCCAGCTCACTGGCGCCCCGGTGCGCGCCTTCGACGAGCGTTACTGCGAGGGCGGGGAGCCGCTTCGCGACGGTGAAATCATCACCTTCGACGAACTCACCCCCCAAATCGAGGTCGTGCACACCCCGGGACACACCCAGGACTCGGCCTCCTTTTTCATTCACTCCGGCGAGCTCGGGGAAGACTCCCTCGAAGGCATCGTTACCGGAGACACCATCGCCGGCCGGCACACGACCATGATCTCCGAGACCGACGGCGACCTGGGGAAGTACCTGGTTTCGCTGGAGATGCTCGAAAAGCGCGGCAAAGACGTCACCCTGCTGCCCGGCCACGGCGCGGAGCTACCCGATGTCTCCGCCATGGCCCGGAAGTACATCGACCGCCGCCACTACCGCCTCGACCAGATCCGCGAGCAGTGGGAGAAGCACGGGCGTGAAGTCACCGTCGACAAGCTTGTCGACGAGATGTACCAGGACGTCGACCCCGTCCTGCGCGGCGCCGCCGAGCAGTCGACCCGGGTGGCGCTGCGCTACCTAGAGGCGGAAGGCGCCTAG
- a CDS encoding WhiB family transcriptional regulator translates to MTARVTPEYQQDSRVPEDYLRSQWVTRAHCRGGDPDVLFVRGAEQRGVAATVCRRCPVKTQCLADALDNRVEFGVWGGLTERQRRALLRANPEVRSWTHFLAHGGSVEALAK, encoded by the coding sequence ATGACCGCGAGGGTCACACCGGAATACCAGCAGGACAGTCGGGTTCCCGAAGACTACCTGCGCTCGCAGTGGGTTACCCGCGCCCACTGCCGCGGAGGGGACCCGGACGTGTTGTTCGTCCGCGGCGCCGAACAGCGTGGCGTGGCCGCCACGGTATGTCGCCGCTGCCCGGTGAAGACCCAGTGTCTGGCCGACGCCCTCGACAACCGCGTCGAGTTTGGCGTCTGGGGCGGGCTCACCGAACGCCAGCGCCGCGCGCTGCTGCGCGCCAACCCTGAAGTCAGGTCCTGGACGCACTTCCTCGCTCACGGCGGCAGCGTCGAAGCGTTGGCGAAATAA
- a CDS encoding alpha/beta fold hydrolase encodes MAGAEPFEAQRLNYKDQQITYFDRGAAQEGRRPVLLIHGTSGTAQGHYGQIFPMLATNTRVIASDWAFPGADSLELDELVDQQLAVLDATVGEEKVDVIGFSLGAVVAQALAARYPERVGALILVCGWASTDNHQKLRNGLWRTLYQEDSAALKEFMALCAFSPGFVRRQDPEVIEPASRPSRSTSSCASRWSSTPGSIPLKKPAPLPPPP; translated from the coding sequence ATGGCAGGCGCAGAACCGTTCGAGGCCCAGAGACTCAACTACAAAGACCAGCAGATTACGTACTTCGACCGGGGAGCTGCCCAGGAAGGCCGTCGTCCCGTGCTTCTGATTCACGGGACCTCGGGCACGGCCCAAGGCCACTACGGGCAGATCTTCCCGATGTTGGCGACGAACACCCGCGTCATCGCCAGCGACTGGGCCTTCCCCGGCGCTGATTCGCTTGAGCTCGATGAGCTCGTCGATCAGCAGCTCGCCGTTCTCGACGCCACTGTCGGTGAGGAAAAGGTCGACGTCATAGGCTTTTCGCTCGGTGCTGTCGTCGCCCAGGCCCTCGCGGCCCGCTACCCCGAACGCGTGGGAGCACTGATCTTGGTCTGCGGCTGGGCAAGCACCGATAACCACCAGAAACTCCGCAATGGCCTTTGGCGGACTCTCTATCAGGAAGACTCCGCGGCGCTGAAGGAGTTCATGGCGCTATGCGCGTTCTCGCCGGGCTTCGTGCGTCGGCAGGACCCGGAGGTCATTGAGCCTGCTTCCAGGCCATCGAGATCAACGAGTTCGTGCGCCAGCAGATGGAGCTCAACGCCCGGATCGATACCACTGAAGAAGCCGGCTCCATTACCGCCCCCACCTTGA
- a CDS encoding DUF4177 domain-containing protein: MTTWEYATVPLLSHATTQILNTWGEDGWELVTVTPGPNPENSIAFMKREVSE; this comes from the coding sequence ATGACGACTTGGGAGTATGCGACCGTACCGCTATTAAGCCACGCGACCACCCAGATCCTCAACACTTGGGGTGAAGATGGCTGGGAGCTGGTCACCGTCACCCCGGGGCCGAACCCGGAGAACTCGATCGCCTTTATGAAGCGGGAGGTTAGTGAATAA
- a CDS encoding RidA family protein, with translation MTATENLQKLGIELPKVVAPLAAYQPTTRVGNQVWTSGQLPIIDGSLAATGKVGAEVAEDKAQELARAAALNALAAIDAEVGIDNVARVLKVVVYVASDPQFYNQPEVANGASNLMGDVFGDNGTHVRSAVGTAVLPKDAPVEVEVVAEVND, from the coding sequence ATGACTGCAACGGAGAATCTGCAGAAGCTCGGCATCGAACTGCCGAAGGTGGTGGCCCCGCTGGCCGCCTACCAGCCGACCACGCGCGTGGGAAACCAGGTGTGGACCTCCGGCCAGCTGCCAATTATCGACGGCTCGCTCGCCGCCACTGGCAAGGTCGGCGCGGAGGTCGCCGAGGACAAGGCTCAGGAGCTCGCCCGCGCCGCCGCGCTCAACGCCCTGGCCGCGATCGACGCTGAGGTGGGCATCGACAACGTCGCCCGCGTGCTCAAGGTCGTCGTTTACGTCGCCTCCGACCCGCAGTTCTACAACCAGCCGGAGGTTGCCAACGGCGCGTCGAACCTGATGGGCGACGTATTCGGCGATAACGGCACCCACGTGCGTTCGGCCGTCGGCACCGCCGTGCTGCCGAAGGATGCGCCGGTGGAGGTTGAGGTCGTCGCCGAGGTCAACGACTAA
- the nth gene encoding endonuclease III: MATQPSSPGSLTPMRRPRVGTHRAAKGKETSLGTTRRARRINRTLAVAYPDAHAELDFHNALELLIATVLSAQTTDQRVNQVTPRLFSKYPTPEDYAHANRAEMEEILRPVGFYRAKAGHLIGIGEALVERFDSEVPVGIDDLVSLPGVGRKTAHVVRGNVFGKPGLTVDTHFQRLVRRWGLIAPEIAKDPVKIEKAIGERIEKKEWTMFSHRTIWHGRRVCHARRPACGACFLAADCPAYGQDGPTEPEAAAKLITSDDRAHLLAMAGWSE; this comes from the coding sequence ATGGCCACTCAACCCTCTTCGCCTGGATCTCTGACCCCGATGCGCCGCCCCCGCGTGGGCACCCACCGGGCGGCGAAGGGCAAGGAGACCTCACTGGGGACGACGCGCCGGGCCCGGCGCATCAACCGCACCCTCGCGGTGGCGTACCCGGACGCGCACGCCGAGCTCGACTTTCACAACGCCCTCGAGCTGCTCATCGCCACGGTGCTGTCCGCGCAGACCACGGATCAAAGGGTCAACCAGGTCACGCCGAGGTTGTTTTCTAAGTATCCGACGCCGGAGGACTACGCCCACGCTAACCGCGCGGAGATGGAGGAGATCCTGCGGCCCGTCGGCTTCTACCGGGCGAAAGCGGGACACCTCATCGGCATCGGGGAGGCGCTCGTGGAGCGCTTCGACTCCGAGGTGCCGGTAGGTATCGACGATCTCGTCAGCCTCCCGGGCGTGGGCCGCAAGACCGCGCATGTGGTCCGCGGGAACGTTTTCGGCAAGCCTGGGTTGACCGTCGATACGCACTTTCAGCGCCTGGTGCGCCGCTGGGGGCTGATCGCCCCGGAGATCGCGAAGGATCCGGTGAAGATCGAAAAGGCGATTGGTGAGCGCATCGAGAAGAAGGAATGGACGATGTTTTCGCATCGCACCATCTGGCACGGCCGCCGCGTCTGCCACGCCCGCCGCCCGGCCTGCGGCGCCTGCTTCCTCGCCGCCGACTGCCCCGCCTATGGCCAGGACGGCCCAACGGAACCGGAGGCCGCCGCGAAGCTCATTACCAGCGACGACCGCGCGCACCTCCTCGCGATGGCGGGGTGGAGCGAGTGA
- a CDS encoding TlpA family protein disulfide reductase: MSRSAVVISVIVGIVVTIAVAVGAVMLIGDTEGADDEAAATDEATQAVPGGGVVKRPQCPSTGVGGIELDCLGAETGPEPNDEGVSVVNIWAWWCAPCREELPHIEAFAEQNPEYTVVGVHADQAAGRGAALLNELDVDLPSYQDDDNTFAGALGLPGVIPITVVFVDGEQIDYFPTPFASVEEIERAVDNALAEV; encoded by the coding sequence GTGAGCCGCAGTGCCGTGGTGATCTCCGTGATCGTGGGGATCGTCGTGACCATCGCCGTCGCCGTAGGCGCGGTTATGCTCATCGGCGACACCGAGGGTGCCGACGACGAGGCCGCCGCCACCGACGAGGCCACCCAAGCCGTGCCGGGTGGGGGCGTCGTCAAGCGGCCGCAGTGCCCGTCGACCGGCGTCGGTGGTATTGAGCTCGACTGCCTCGGCGCCGAGACCGGCCCTGAGCCGAACGATGAGGGGGTGAGCGTCGTCAACATCTGGGCGTGGTGGTGTGCGCCGTGTCGCGAGGAGTTGCCGCACATCGAGGCCTTCGCGGAGCAAAACCCGGAGTACACGGTCGTCGGCGTGCATGCCGATCAGGCCGCCGGCAGGGGAGCGGCGCTGCTCAACGAGCTCGACGTCGATCTGCCCAGCTACCAGGACGATGACAACACCTTCGCCGGCGCGCTGGGCCTGCCCGGGGTCATCCCCATCACCGTGGTCTTCGTCGACGGAGAGCAGATCGACTACTTCCCGACGCCTTTCGCTAGCGTCGAAGAGATAGAACGTGCCGTCGACAACGCTCTTGCCGAGGTGTGA
- a CDS encoding flavin-containing monooxygenase — translation MASPLLKDVSEFPDQKARGPAPEPTSREASVIVVGGGFSGLGLGVHLRRRGIRDFLILDRNPQFGGCWWDNTYPGVACDVPSHLYSFSFRQNPNWSRRFAPGAEIQDYLETVAEEEELNQHYRPSTNVTGARWDADTNQWHVKTDQGDYVCTYLIMASGHLVDPKLPEIPGIEDFPGEVLHSAAWDHSVSVEGKRVAVIGTGASAIQVTPEVAKVAEKVTVFQRTPAYLVPRHDTEYSAAQKRTFARSTEALALERANLFWENEQMYPLMRMTPSARAMALKMANDLRDELVDDPEIRAQLTPDYEPGCKRILLAEDFYRAFNRDNVELEDSALERVEGATLISAAGNEVEADVIILCTGFDVSEPKYARVVFGEDGRSLSEHWGEGETPGWTMFERGFPNLVAVNARNTGLGHNSLIYIIESQVESVASLIDWALREKVERLEINDDAADKWRQRISELSDNTVWTSDGGCGAWYIDERTNELTALWPGYAWDFRRRMQEIGPELFDARPTATPSA, via the coding sequence ATGGCCAGCCCCTTGCTCAAAGACGTTAGCGAGTTCCCCGACCAAAAGGCCCGGGGCCCCGCCCCGGAGCCGACTTCCCGCGAAGCCAGCGTGATCGTCGTCGGAGGTGGATTCTCCGGTCTCGGTTTAGGCGTTCACCTGCGCCGCCGCGGCATCCGCGATTTTCTGATTCTGGACCGCAACCCACAGTTCGGCGGCTGTTGGTGGGATAACACGTATCCCGGCGTGGCGTGTGATGTGCCCAGCCACCTGTACTCGTTTTCCTTTCGGCAAAACCCGAACTGGTCTCGTCGTTTTGCCCCGGGCGCGGAGATCCAGGACTACCTGGAAACGGTCGCCGAAGAAGAAGAGCTCAACCAGCACTACCGCCCCTCCACTAACGTAACCGGCGCGCGCTGGGACGCGGACACCAACCAATGGCACGTGAAGACAGACCAGGGCGACTACGTCTGCACGTATTTGATCATGGCTTCTGGTCACCTGGTGGATCCGAAGCTGCCGGAGATCCCCGGGATCGAGGATTTCCCCGGCGAGGTCCTCCACTCCGCCGCCTGGGACCACTCGGTCTCTGTCGAAGGCAAGCGCGTGGCGGTGATCGGCACGGGCGCCTCCGCGATACAGGTCACGCCCGAGGTGGCGAAGGTCGCCGAGAAGGTCACGGTCTTCCAGCGCACCCCGGCGTATCTGGTGCCCCGCCACGACACCGAGTATTCCGCCGCCCAAAAGCGCACCTTCGCGCGCAGCACGGAGGCACTCGCCCTAGAGCGCGCCAACCTGTTCTGGGAAAACGAGCAGATGTATCCGCTGATGCGGATGACTCCGTCGGCACGCGCGATGGCGCTGAAGATGGCGAATGATCTGCGCGATGAGCTTGTCGACGATCCCGAGATCCGCGCCCAGCTCACCCCTGATTACGAGCCTGGCTGCAAGCGTATCCTGCTCGCCGAGGACTTCTACCGCGCGTTCAACCGCGACAACGTGGAGCTTGAGGACTCCGCCCTCGAGCGGGTCGAAGGCGCCACGTTAATCTCCGCGGCCGGAAACGAGGTAGAGGCGGATGTCATCATCCTGTGCACCGGTTTTGATGTTTCGGAGCCGAAGTACGCCCGCGTGGTCTTCGGCGAGGACGGTCGCAGCCTCTCCGAGCACTGGGGTGAGGGCGAAACACCCGGCTGGACGATGTTCGAGCGGGGCTTCCCGAACCTGGTCGCCGTCAACGCCCGCAACACCGGTCTGGGGCATAACTCGCTGATCTATATCATCGAATCGCAGGTCGAAAGCGTTGCCAGCCTCATCGATTGGGCCCTGCGCGAAAAGGTCGAGCGCCTCGAGATCAACGATGACGCCGCCGATAAGTGGCGCCAGCGCATCAGCGAGCTCAGCGACAACACTGTGTGGACCAGCGACGGCGGCTGCGGCGCATGGTACATCGACGAGCGCACCAACGAGCTCACCGCCCTGTGGCCGGGCTACGCCTGGGACTTCCGCCGACGGATGCAGGAAATCGGGCCCGAGCTTTTCGATGCCCGCCCCACCGCCACGCCGTCGGCCTAG